From the genome of Fusarium keratoplasticum isolate Fu6.1 chromosome 11, whole genome shotgun sequence, one region includes:
- a CDS encoding putative short-chain type dehydrogenase/reductase VdlC has protein sequence MVKLSTMRAALTAFTPKSQGFVAVFVGGTSGIGEAAVKGFARWAIGATAYIVGRNAASAATTLATCRELSPSSTFEFIQQDIVLLKDVDRVCSHIGQTESKVDLLYMTPDIPTMSGRVETAEGIDRLMSLRYYGRMRFIHSLLPLLEQAPCPRVVSVLGPKRFEYGLNLNDLGLRENYGNVASLSHCSYMNTFCMEEYAERQPRVSFVHVYPGLVLTTNVTTGPLPWIVRKLIRWAIYPMLSLFAQSYDEAGDRMMFISLSGSLPSKSNNGHGGRAALGCTDNSQVLVGSDGAIGSGSYCVDWKASRMDNSATLNKLRPADARAGVWEHTMGTFASILGSMT, from the exons ATGGTGAAGCTATCTACGATGCGAGCCGCGCTCACCGCCTTCACGCCAAAGAGCCAAGGCTTCGTCGCGGTGTTCGTCGGCGGCACCTCGGGCATCGGCGAGGCTGCCGTCAAGGGCTTCGCAAGATGGGCTATCGGCGCCACTGCTTACATCGTCGGCAGGAACGCCGCGTCAGCAGCGACAACTCTCGCGACGTGCCGAGAGCtctcgccgtcctcgactTTTGAGTTTATCCAGCAAGACATTGTCCTTCTCAAGGACGTCGATAGGGTATGTTCTCACATAGGACAGACAGAGTCCAAGGTGGACCTGCTATACATGACGCCGGATATTCCGACCATGTCGGGCAGAGTAG AAACCGCAGAGGGCATAGACAGACTCATGTCGCTGCGCTACTACGGTCGCATGCGCTTCATCCATAGCCTCCTTCCGCTCCTTGAGCAGGCTCCCTGTCCTCGCGTCGTATCCGTGCTCGGTCCAAAGAGGTTCGAGTAcggcctcaacctcaacgaCTTAGGTCTCCGCGAAAATTACGGCAACGTCGCCTCCTTATCCCATTGCTCCTACATGAACACATTTTGCATGGAAGAGTACGCCGAGCGACAGCCGAGGGTAAGCTTCGTCCACGTCTACCCGGGCTTGGTCCTGACGACCAACGTCACGACTGGCCCTCTTCCGTGGATCGTGCGCAAGCTCATACGATGGGCCATTTATCCTATGCTGTCACTCTTCGCTCAGTCTTACGACGAAGCTGGCGACCGGATGATGTTTATTTCATTGTCAGGGAGCCTACCTTCCAAGAGTAATAATGGACACGGTGGCAGGGCCGCGCTGGGATGCACCGACAACTCCCAAGTACTGGTTGGATCTGATGGCGCTATTGGCAGTGGGAGCTATTGCGTTGACTGGAAAGCTAGCAGAATGGACAATAGTGCGACGCTGAATAAGCTTCGGCCAGCCGATGCTAGAGCAGGAGTATGGGAACATACTATGGGAACTTTTGCCTCTATCCTTGGCTCTATGACCTAG